The Acidaminococcales bacterium nucleotide sequence ACGCTTTGGAAAAAGTACGCGAAACGGCGATGTTTTTATATTCATTGAGGCAAGGGAGCAAAGAAGAACCTTCCGGCGCAAATTCCATATACGCCTCGTCGACCAAGACAGGGCAGCCGGCGCTTTCAGCCGTCCGCTTCAGCTCGGCCGCCGGATAGAGGTTGCCGGTGGGATTGTTGGGGTTGCAGATGATCATTACGGCAGGGCGCTCTTTGCGCAGAAAAAACCTCAAACGGTCAAAATCCAGCGAAAAATCGTCCTCCAGCGCAAAAGGAAGGTCAATTCCGCCCGACAGCGCCGCGTAAGTCTTATACATGGAAAAGGAAGGGTGGAGATAGGCGATCTTTCTTCTTGCGCCGCCGAAAGCGAAGCAGGCGGCGCAAAGCAATTCGCTTGAACCGTTGCCCACCCTGACGTTGGCGGCGCCTACGCCCGCGTCAGAAGATAGCTCCTCTCTGAGGGCGGCCGCGTCTATTTCCGGATAGCGATTGAAACTCAAAGTTTTGATTTTCTCCCGCAACGCGCCGACGAGGCTTTCCGGCAACGGCCAGCTGTTTTCGTTGGCGTTCAGCAACAGGCCGTCCGCCTGCGGGCCGCCTTGATAAAGGCTGATCCTGTCCAATCCGTCCCTTTCCTCTACGTCATAATCATATTGTGGCATTTTCTTCCCCTTCCAGCCGCGCTTTCAGCGCACAGGCGTGCGCGTCCAGGCCCTCGGCCGCCGCGAGGCGGATGACGTCCGCCGCCGCTTCCTTGCAGGCCCGGCCGCTATAGGCTATGATACTGGTCTTTTTCATAAAAGTTTCAACATTGAGCGCGGAACAAAAGCGGGCGGTGCCTCCGGTCGGCAGCACGTGGTTTGGCCCGGCGAAATAGTCGCCCAGCGGCTCGGGCGAATACTGCCCGAGAAAGATCGCCCCGGCGTGCCGCAAATAAGGCAAAAGGGCAAAAGGCGCCCGGGTCGCGACTTCCAAATGTTCGGGCGCG carries:
- the hisC gene encoding histidinol-phosphate transaminase; translation: MPQYDYDVEERDGLDRISLYQGGPQADGLLLNANENSWPLPESLVGALREKIKTLSFNRYPEIDAAALREELSSDAGVGAANVRVGNGSSELLCAACFAFGGARRKIAYLHPSFSMYKTYAALSGGIDLPFALEDDFSLDFDRLRFFLRKERPAVMIICNPNNPTGNLYPAAELKRTAESAGCPVLVDEAYMEFAPEGSSLLPCLNEYKNIAVSRTFSKAYGLAGLRVGYMASGDARIIQALGKALLPYNVNVLSLALARAVYAQKELYAQIARAIAKERGRVYERLCSLGLKVCPSAANFLFFRAGGPDETAVLAKNIAGRRVFVRDFSGNPALAGLRMTIGTYEENEKALAAIKGSLP